A single region of the Anaerolineales bacterium genome encodes:
- a CDS encoding SUMF1/EgtB/PvdO family nonheme iron enzyme — translation MTTLTDLIGKQIGNYQIVSSLGAGGMAAVFLARQLTIERNVALKVMKPALTDSAQGTDFVQRFIREANTIAQLDHPHIVKLFDFGQHEDMFYLVMQLVRGGTLSKALQESAVPDAQIARWLNQIASALDYAHGRGIIHRDLKPQNVLLDESGNAILTDFGIARLVENKEASQLTQTGAIIGTPAYMSPEQWQARPIDARSDLYSLGVMVYEMLARRVPFDTDTPYQMMFKHVHEPPPPLRALRPDLPPSVEAVLNKALAKEPKERFQSGESFAGAFDIALSGQTPWQIAADKPTSTAPALAMPSAVRQESPTAVPSQSAPARRGSGMLIAGVAVLIVLFVAIVALLSGRGNGDSPTTDSAALTLTASEVARLAAILSATVPPPTTPTATATFTATATGTFTATATFTAAATATETFTATPSETPDARLIAQVTFSAIQTATATLWTATPTPDVPATIGAELTALAVASFTKTPTPTDTATATFTATAPPTLTPLPTLTLLPSATPAAVVMRNNDWLPRGSLFDGVEMVLVPAGCFQMGYPDDAQTSPTSQVCFDQDYWIDRYEVTNEQFSRLNGAAVNRTSYPDQPFFPRVNISWFEARTFCLQRGGRLPTEAEWEYAARGPDNLLFPWGNDYGRSYLIANSPRPSAVGSRPKGMSWVGAYDLSGNVWEWVNSILRPYPYDPTDGREGLELRPGEERVARGGSYNFSSSIDLRGSSRNDIDPTRTDSVYGGFRCVRGS, via the coding sequence ATGACAACCTTAACCGACCTCATTGGAAAACAGATCGGCAATTATCAGATCGTTAGCTCACTTGGGGCAGGCGGGATGGCGGCGGTCTTTTTGGCACGCCAACTCACCATCGAGCGCAACGTTGCCCTAAAGGTGATGAAACCAGCCCTGACCGACTCGGCGCAGGGGACTGATTTTGTCCAACGCTTCATCCGTGAGGCGAACACGATTGCCCAATTGGATCACCCGCATATTGTGAAACTCTTTGATTTTGGGCAGCACGAGGACATGTTCTACCTCGTTATGCAGCTTGTGCGCGGCGGGACGCTGAGCAAGGCACTTCAGGAATCAGCCGTTCCCGATGCGCAAATCGCCCGTTGGCTGAATCAGATTGCCAGCGCCCTGGATTATGCACACGGACGGGGAATCATTCACCGCGATCTGAAACCGCAGAATGTCCTCCTTGACGAATCGGGCAACGCCATCCTCACCGATTTCGGCATCGCCCGTCTGGTGGAAAACAAAGAGGCAAGCCAACTGACCCAGACAGGAGCGATTATAGGCACGCCCGCTTACATGTCGCCGGAGCAGTGGCAGGCGCGTCCCATCGACGCCCGCTCCGACCTGTATTCCCTCGGCGTCATGGTCTACGAAATGCTGGCGCGGCGCGTCCCCTTTGATACGGATACGCCCTACCAAATGATGTTCAAGCACGTCCACGAACCGCCGCCGCCCCTTCGCGCCTTACGCCCTGATTTACCCCCCAGTGTGGAGGCTGTTCTAAACAAGGCGCTGGCGAAAGAGCCAAAGGAACGCTTTCAATCTGGGGAGTCCTTCGCGGGCGCATTCGATATAGCGCTGAGCGGGCAAACGCCCTGGCAGATTGCCGCTGACAAGCCAACCTCAACGGCGCCCGCTCTTGCCATGCCAAGCGCGGTGCGGCAGGAAAGCCCAACGGCTGTCCCTTCACAATCCGCCCCCGCCCGACGGGGGAGCGGTATGCTGATCGCCGGAGTCGCCGTCCTCATCGTGCTGTTTGTGGCAATCGTGGCGCTCTTAAGCGGACGGGGGAACGGCGACAGCCCCACCACCGACAGCGCCGCGCTGACCCTGACGGCGAGCGAGGTCGCCCGCCTTGCCGCCATCCTCAGCGCCACCGTCCCCCCCCCGACGACGCCCACCGCGACGGCGACCTTCACCGCCACCGCCACCGGGACATTCACCGCGACGGCAACCTTCACGGCAGCGGCGACCGCTACCGAAACGTTCACCGCCACCCCGTCGGAGACGCCCGACGCCCGCCTGATTGCCCAAGTGACCTTTAGCGCCATCCAAACGGCAACGGCGACACTCTGGACAGCCACCCCCACCCCCGACGTGCCAGCCACCATCGGCGCAGAGCTGACCGCCCTCGCCGTTGCCTCTTTCACAAAAACGCCGACACCCACCGACACCGCGACGGCGACCTTCACCGCGACGGCGCCGCCCACCCTGACGCCGCTCCCCACCCTCACGCTCCTGCCAAGTGCCACGCCCGCCGCCGTCGTCATGCGCAACAACGACTGGCTGCCGCGCGGCAGCCTCTTTGACGGCGTGGAGATGGTGCTTGTTCCGGCGGGCTGTTTCCAGATGGGCTACCCGGACGATGCGCAGACCTCACCGACGAGCCAAGTGTGCTTTGATCAGGATTATTGGATTGACCGCTACGAAGTGACGAATGAGCAGTTCAGCCGTTTGAACGGGGCAGCCGTCAACCGCACCAGCTACCCCGACCAACCTTTCTTCCCCCGTGTGAACATCTCGTGGTTCGAGGCACGGACGTTCTGCCTCCAGCGCGGCGGACGCTTGCCCACCGAGGCAGAGTGGGAATATGCTGCCCGCGGTCCCGATAATTTGCTTTTCCCCTGGGGGAACGACTATGGGCGGAGCTACCTAATCGCCAATTCGCCGCGCCCCTCGGCGGTGGGATCGCGCCCGAAGGGAATGTCGTGGGTGGGCGCCTATGACCTGAGCGGGAATGTGTGGGAGTGGGTGAATTCGATCTTGCGCCCCTACCCTTATGATCCCACCGATGGGCGCGAGGGGCTGGAACTGCGTCCGGGCGAGGAACGGGTGGCGCGGGGCGGATCATACAACTTCAGCAGTTCGATTGATCTGCGCGGGAGTTCCCGAAACGATATTGATCCTACCCGCACGGACAGTGTGTACGGCGGGTTTCGCTGTGTGCGGGGGAGTTAA
- a CDS encoding class I SAM-dependent methyltransferase: protein MASSRRLTRAFLNERLVPELEADTVQYFDHVRRYLFAQTWVWQKEVLDIACGTGYGSALLWRGGARNVLSLDLSAAALRYAAGRWKGLTLAQGDAAHLPLAAESREVVVSFETLEHLPTPHAFLAEARRVLVADGVFILSTPNRAIASPNSATPFSPYHTFEPLEDELRTLLSETGWRIDQMYGMRRSARIPPPPAPTERGSIVKDTRIAWGAYARRWLRAWLPPAFYTWLGRVRGIPALDMADTLITESTEGAAYFLVVARKMPSPYKAIG from the coding sequence ATGGCATCTTCCCGCCGCCTGACCCGCGCTTTTTTGAACGAACGCCTTGTCCCTGAGCTAGAGGCGGACACTGTTCAGTATTTCGATCACGTCCGCCGCTATCTTTTTGCCCAAACGTGGGTGTGGCAAAAAGAGGTTCTCGATATTGCCTGTGGAACGGGTTACGGATCGGCGCTTTTGTGGCGCGGCGGGGCGCGGAACGTCCTCTCCCTTGATCTTAGTGCGGCGGCGCTGCGCTATGCGGCGGGACGCTGGAAGGGGCTGACCCTCGCTCAGGGGGACGCTGCACATCTCCCCCTTGCGGCGGAATCGCGGGAGGTGGTTGTTTCCTTTGAGACGCTAGAACACCTCCCCACCCCGCACGCCTTCCTTGCTGAGGCACGCCGTGTGCTGGTGGCAGATGGGGTGTTCATCCTCTCCACGCCGAACCGCGCCATCGCCAGCCCTAACAGCGCGACGCCCTTCAGCCCCTACCACACCTTTGAACCGCTGGAAGATGAACTCCGAACGCTGCTGAGCGAAACCGGTTGGCGCATCGACCAGATGTACGGGATGCGCCGTTCGGCGCGTATCCCCCCGCCGCCCGCCCCAACAGAGCGAGGAAGCATCGTAAAGGACACCCGCATTGCGTGGGGGGCATATGCACGGCGCTGGCTGCGGGCGTGGCTGCCGCCAGCCTTCTATACATGGCTAGGGCGTGTGCGCGGTATTCCCGCCCTCGATATGGCGGATACACTGATCACCGAATCGACTGAGGGGGCAGCCTATTTCCTCGTTGTGGCGCGAAAAATGCCCTCCCCCTATAAGGCTATCGGTTAA
- a CDS encoding 1-acyl-sn-glycerol-3-phosphate acyltransferase — protein sequence MNHDAPDFIPDSVSEASSESPAEGASPLPNNTPAPKIPLHRTGDNSRRVRLTRAIMRVLGDLCIMKTTCKVTLSGLEHVPQRGATIILYNHMTYLDPVLACAPIRFRDNVPIGKKELSTNPFIGWISWMWSTIPLKRGELDMSALRRCLYVLQETSDVLSIAPEGHRYKALGAPKEGFIMLAARTNAVMVPVGLSGQQHFRRNMLRLRRTPVTVSYGRPVRLRGKVGRGDYAAAAVEIMYQIAAQLPPELRGAYGNLDQATMRFIAYAD from the coding sequence ATGAACCATGACGCCCCTGATTTCATCCCTGATTCCGTTTCAGAGGCGAGCAGCGAATCCCCTGCCGAGGGAGCATCGCCCCTGCCAAACAACACCCCCGCCCCCAAAATACCCCTCCACCGGACGGGCGATAACTCTCGCCGTGTGCGCCTCACCCGCGCTATCATGCGCGTGTTGGGCGATTTGTGCATCATGAAAACAACCTGCAAGGTGACGCTCAGCGGGCTGGAACACGTCCCCCAAAGGGGGGCGACGATCATCCTCTACAACCACATGACCTACCTTGACCCAGTGCTGGCGTGTGCGCCGATTCGCTTTCGGGATAACGTGCCGATTGGCAAGAAGGAACTCAGCACAAATCCCTTTATCGGCTGGATTTCGTGGATGTGGTCAACGATTCCCCTCAAGCGCGGCGAACTCGATATGAGCGCCCTCCGCCGCTGCTTGTACGTCCTCCAAGAGACAAGCGATGTCCTCTCCATTGCCCCTGAAGGACACCGCTACAAAGCGCTTGGTGCGCCAAAGGAAGGATTCATCATGCTGGCGGCGCGAACAAACGCCGTGATGGTGCCAGTGGGCTTGAGCGGGCAGCAGCACTTCCGCCGCAACATGCTGCGGCTGCGGCGGACGCCCGTCACGGTGAGCTATGGGCGTCCGGTACGGCTGCGGGGGAAGGTTGGGCGGGGAGATTACGCCGCCGCCGCCGTTGAGATCATGTACCAGATCGCCGCCCAACTCCCCCCCGAACTGCGCGGCGCGTATGGGAATCTCGATCAGGCGACGATGCGCTTCATTGCCTATGCCGATTAG
- a CDS encoding GAF domain-containing protein, translating to MHILRLSLDEGQSAALLSAVQAKMGDRRLTIVHAEGVERAVRFLAQHHYSLLLADLPLFHALHAHCPPDLTFPPTILIATQTEEAEALRLCERGDANDYLLATELTHRLAPALILNLLHAYEADRYRHNVGLFRRFINGTPHLALGVINRNMERIFAEGGALRVTGLTADTITGHSWHNDPRWQAHDEALQAMLRGEPRTFDVTVQGRLINLQLHPIWDDAGGVIGGGIIVQDITARHHAEEALNRRQMIEQTIATLSTDLVTAGEDDFDAVLNRALRSLGEISQADHAYFYKMNSEWNVEPCAHEWRRSEDIPTRLGQGIGLSLHDLPWTKAQYIARRAVPIDSLDDLPPEAAPEHKRLTSINVKSVLSIPLIHGEEILGFVSLNMYTKERHWAMEDVASLRVGIDSLSALFVRRRTLQALLDSERRFQSIVANAPLFIFTLDERGSLTFAAGRGLTLLIPQYTAGDLESVERFFQGMPWMIESFDRALWGDMFSTLLRMGEDNYFNTWFIPQSNQGNRVQQVMGIALDVTERFQAERAEREQRVLAEALRETTAAISSTLDSEIIIARILDSVGRVVPNEGATILVYDGDAMRIAGVRMDNPILREMFERGERLPQNISTQEYMLNTGKACLISDVHAPDNVVPWAQLRVNNWTESYLGVPIFVGGEVIGSLNLDSSIPGFFKESHAELLKVFADQAGNALYNAGLYERVKMNAEPLAALVRLTTILTNSLNSAQTVEDVADQIQAALQTEFPHAQCKVYYVRLDDSPSPDSLPQGIARYALENTETIYAPEVNFDSRYVRTDPDVRTEIAIPLITTTAVIGVLDVTSTHRAAFSDHEQRVLTAFSGRAAAAIESVMLYDAVQRHASDLETRVAERTAALDRERTQLNAILESMGEGVLNAVIGADTEIKYANSALIAMLGYTLDELIAMRPNFPALLEETHKQSQFAMQLVAAVRGKGFAQENIKLTHRDGTKIDTQLTVTPIRWLDDNLFEGVILVRDVSKQRALESQRERFIANASHELRTPITNFKMRLYLIRKQPEKALEHMNVLETAADRMQELVDDLLDVSRFERGIVELDSHPYPLDRVIREVVATQMPHADQKQQVIRMELPDTPIINHVDWGRISQVITNLLVNAINYTPEKGIITIALRLDQHKGMTYTVISVADTGIGIRADQLTHIFEPFFRSKLGTVRGTGLGLTISQEITRLHGGDIHVRSVEGVGTTFTVLLPFITA from the coding sequence ATGCACATCTTACGTCTATCTTTGGATGAGGGGCAAAGCGCGGCACTACTGTCCGCTGTACAGGCGAAAATGGGCGATAGGCGGCTGACGATTGTCCATGCCGAAGGGGTTGAAAGGGCGGTGAGGTTTCTGGCGCAGCATCATTACAGCTTGCTGTTGGCTGACCTCCCCTTGTTCCATGCCCTTCATGCCCACTGCCCGCCCGATCTCACCTTCCCCCCAACGATTTTAATCGCCACCCAGACAGAGGAAGCGGAAGCGCTCCGCCTTTGTGAGCGCGGCGACGCCAACGATTACCTTCTGGCGACAGAGCTAACCCACCGCCTTGCCCCCGCGCTGATCCTCAACCTGCTCCATGCCTACGAAGCGGATCGCTATCGCCATAACGTCGGCTTGTTCCGGCGCTTTATCAACGGCACACCGCACCTCGCCTTAGGGGTCATTAACCGGAACATGGAGCGCATTTTTGCCGAGGGCGGGGCGCTGCGGGTGACGGGCTTAACGGCGGATACGATCACCGGTCACTCATGGCACAACGATCCCCGCTGGCAAGCCCATGACGAGGCGTTACAGGCGATGCTGCGGGGCGAGCCGCGCACCTTTGATGTTACCGTGCAGGGGCGCCTGATCAACCTTCAACTCCACCCCATTTGGGATGACGCTGGCGGCGTCATTGGCGGCGGCATCATCGTGCAGGATATTACTGCCCGCCACCACGCCGAAGAAGCGCTCAACCGCCGCCAGATGATCGAACAGACCATTGCCACCCTCTCTACCGATTTGGTCACTGCCGGCGAAGACGATTTTGATGCTGTACTCAACCGCGCCTTGCGCAGTTTGGGCGAGATTAGCCAAGCCGACCACGCCTATTTTTACAAGATGAACAGCGAATGGAATGTTGAACCCTGTGCGCACGAATGGCGGCGCAGTGAGGACATCCCAACCCGATTAGGGCAGGGCATTGGGCTGTCTCTCCACGATTTGCCCTGGACAAAAGCACAGTATATAGCTCGCCGTGCCGTTCCCATCGACAGCCTTGACGATCTCCCCCCCGAGGCGGCACCCGAACACAAGCGTCTCACCTCCATTAATGTCAAATCCGTCCTCTCCATCCCCTTGATTCACGGCGAGGAAATCTTGGGCTTTGTCTCGCTGAATATGTACACCAAAGAGCGCCATTGGGCGATGGAAGATGTTGCCTCTCTGCGGGTGGGGATCGATAGCCTGAGTGCTTTGTTTGTGCGGCGGCGCACCCTTCAGGCGCTTTTGGATAGTGAACGCCGCTTTCAATCCATCGTTGCCAACGCGCCGCTCTTCATTTTTACCCTTGATGAACGGGGCAGCTTGACCTTTGCCGCCGGACGCGGGCTAACCCTCTTAATTCCTCAGTACACAGCGGGCGATCTGGAGTCGGTAGAGCGTTTTTTTCAGGGAATGCCCTGGATGATCGAGAGCTTTGACCGCGCCTTGTGGGGCGATATGTTCTCCACGCTTTTGCGGATGGGCGAGGATAACTATTTCAACACCTGGTTTATCCCCCAATCCAATCAGGGCAACCGCGTTCAACAGGTAATGGGTATTGCCCTTGATGTGACCGAGCGCTTCCAAGCAGAGCGGGCAGAGCGCGAGCAGCGCGTGCTTGCCGAGGCGCTGCGCGAAACCACCGCCGCCATTAGCAGCACCCTCGATAGCGAGATCATCATCGCCCGCATTTTGGATAGTGTCGGGCGTGTTGTCCCCAACGAAGGGGCAACCATCCTCGTGTACGATGGCGACGCTATGCGCATTGCTGGTGTGCGGATGGATAACCCCATCCTGCGCGAGATGTTCGAGCGCGGCGAACGCCTGCCGCAGAACATCTCTACCCAAGAGTACATGCTGAACACGGGCAAAGCCTGCCTCATCTCCGATGTACATGCCCCCGATAATGTCGTTCCCTGGGCGCAGTTACGTGTCAACAATTGGACGGAATCCTACCTCGGCGTCCCCATTTTTGTGGGCGGGGAAGTTATTGGGTCGCTCAATCTGGATAGTTCTATTCCCGGCTTTTTTAAGGAAAGCCACGCCGAGTTGTTGAAGGTGTTTGCCGACCAAGCTGGCAATGCCCTTTACAATGCTGGCTTGTACGAGCGCGTCAAGATGAACGCCGAACCGCTGGCGGCGCTTGTCCGCCTGACGACCATCCTGACGAATTCGCTCAACAGCGCCCAGACCGTTGAAGATGTTGCCGATCAGATTCAAGCGGCACTTCAGACCGAATTTCCGCACGCCCAATGCAAGGTCTACTACGTCCGCTTGGATGACAGCCCATCGCCCGATTCGCTCCCGCAAGGGATTGCCCGTTATGCCCTTGAAAACACCGAGACGATTTATGCCCCAGAGGTGAACTTTGACAGCCGCTATGTACGCACTGACCCCGATGTGCGCACCGAAATAGCCATTCCGCTGATCACGACGACGGCGGTTATCGGTGTCCTTGATGTCACCAGCACGCACCGCGCCGCCTTCAGCGACCACGAGCAGCGCGTTCTCACGGCGTTTTCGGGGCGGGCGGCGGCGGCAATTGAGAGCGTCATGCTCTACGATGCTGTGCAGCGCCATGCCTCTGACCTAGAAACGCGGGTGGCAGAGCGCACCGCTGCCCTTGATCGAGAGCGCACCCAACTGAACGCTATTTTAGAATCGATGGGCGAAGGGGTCTTGAACGCGGTCATTGGCGCGGACACCGAGATCAAGTATGCCAACAGCGCGCTGATCGCGATGCTTGGCTACACCCTCGATGAACTGATCGCCATGCGCCCGAACTTTCCGGCGCTGTTGGAAGAAACGCACAAACAGAGCCAGTTTGCCATGCAGCTTGTCGCTGCCGTTCGGGGCAAGGGCTTTGCCCAAGAAAACATCAAGCTCACGCACCGCGATGGGACGAAGATTGACACCCAACTGACGGTGACGCCCATCCGCTGGCTAGACGATAACCTCTTTGAAGGGGTTATCCTCGTCCGCGATGTGAGCAAGCAGCGGGCGTTGGAATCCCAACGGGAGCGCTTCATTGCCAACGCCTCCCATGAACTGCGCACGCCGATCACCAATTTCAAGATGCGCCTCTATCTGATTCGCAAACAGCCGGAAAAAGCCCTTGAGCATATGAACGTTTTGGAGACGGCGGCGGATCGGATGCAAGAACTTGTGGACGATCTGTTGGATGTCTCCCGCTTTGAGCGGGGGATTGTCGAACTGGACAGCCACCCCTACCCGTTGGATAGGGTGATTCGGGAGGTGGTGGCAACCCAAATGCCCCACGCTGATCAAAAGCAGCAGGTGATTCGGATGGAACTGCCCGACACGCCGATTATCAATCATGTAGATTGGGGGCGGATCAGTCAGGTCATTACCAATCTGCTGGTCAACGCCATCAACTACACCCCTGAAAAAGGTATAATTACTATTGCCCTTCGGCTAGACCAGCACAAGGGAATGACCTACACGGTCATCAGCGTTGCCGATACCGGCATTGGCATACGCGCCGACCAACTGACGCACATCTTTGAACCCTTCTTCCGCTCCAAACTGGGGACAGTGCGCGGGACGGGCTTGGGCTTGACCATCTCACAAGAGATTACCCGCCTGCACGGGGGGGATATTCACGTCCGCAGTGTGGAAGGCGTGGGGACAACCTTCACCGTTTTACTCCCCTTCATCACAGCGTAG
- a CDS encoding CapA family protein — protein sequence MKRVLIAALPVTLLVCLAFGNTPPAAAWDVPDMSLYPLLFQRETPLSGESATILALGDTGFGRDLTRFSDEWGMDAVLDPTKPLLQAPDLTVANYEGVIAPEGAGEKQSGPFRFRSKPEAAEALARNGFDLFSLANNHAMDYGPAGLKATIDLFAAAGVKTFGAGMKKKDAYQPLITEVRGITIAWLGYTAVVDPPHTLKDWGDKGTRAWLDPRDTSPLLKAVAAAKQHADVVIVQLHWGHEYTTCPDAWQVKTAQAAIDAGASLVIGHHPHVIQDVETYKGGFIAYSLGNFLFDQDDKPGMGLYITLDKAGIYEIRGITMSAGYLPRWHAAPTSAAYLQNSCRPLHTSSAIIGYDPEQDAYAVLPETAPPRPLACPAPSATRVMGTVDLQGDGSPERVTLRDGQLTIWNGVHALYQTDPDYHFTEAHMGDPNRDGRFEIMALMLRHDAPGAPVTTHPWVIGYRGGEFRTLWGGSATHSAVSALTLADLDGDHQEELITIERPRGALPCDQRSEIVILAWGGWNFIQQWRSAPGCYRAVTVQARTPHPVIVATGC from the coding sequence ATGAAACGTGTGCTGATCGCCGCCCTGCCAGTCACCCTTCTTGTGTGCCTTGCCTTTGGGAACACGCCTCCCGCCGCCGCGTGGGATGTCCCCGATATGAGCCTCTATCCGCTGCTGTTCCAGCGCGAAACACCGCTCAGCGGGGAATCGGCAACAATTCTCGCCTTAGGCGATACGGGGTTCGGGCGCGATCTGACCCGTTTTTCCGACGAATGGGGGATGGACGCCGTTCTTGATCCGACAAAGCCCCTTCTCCAAGCGCCCGATCTGACCGTTGCCAACTACGAAGGGGTGATTGCCCCCGAAGGGGCGGGCGAAAAGCAATCCGGTCCGTTCCGCTTTCGCAGCAAACCAGAAGCGGCAGAGGCGCTCGCTCGCAACGGGTTTGATCTCTTTAGTTTGGCAAACAACCACGCGATGGATTACGGTCCCGCCGGATTGAAGGCGACGATTGATCTCTTTGCGGCGGCGGGCGTAAAGACCTTTGGGGCGGGGATGAAAAAAAAGGACGCCTATCAGCCGCTGATCACCGAGGTGCGCGGGATCACCATTGCCTGGCTTGGCTATACCGCTGTCGTTGACCCGCCACATACGCTCAAAGATTGGGGCGACAAGGGAACACGGGCATGGCTTGACCCCCGTGACACAAGCCCGCTGTTGAAGGCGGTGGCGGCGGCGAAACAGCACGCCGATGTGGTGATCGTCCAACTCCACTGGGGGCATGAATACACCACCTGTCCCGATGCGTGGCAGGTCAAGACGGCACAGGCGGCAATCGACGCCGGAGCGTCCCTCGTCATTGGGCATCACCCCCATGTGATCCAAGATGTGGAGACGTACAAGGGCGGCTTTATCGCCTACAGTTTGGGGAATTTCCTGTTTGACCAAGACGATAAGCCGGGCATGGGGCTGTATATCACCCTCGACAAAGCGGGCATCTACGAAATACGCGGGATCACGATGAGCGCGGGCTATCTTCCGCGTTGGCACGCCGCCCCCACCTCGGCTGCCTACCTTCAGAATTCGTGCCGCCCGCTGCATACCTCCAGCGCGATCATTGGCTATGACCCTGAACAGGACGCCTACGCCGTTTTGCCCGAAACGGCGCCGCCGCGTCCGCTTGCTTGCCCCGCCCCAAGCGCCACACGGGTGATGGGGACGGTTGATTTGCAAGGGGACGGCAGCCCTGAGCGGGTGACGCTCCGCGATGGGCAGTTGACGATCTGGAATGGCGTCCACGCGCTCTACCAAACCGATCCCGATTACCATTTCACCGAGGCGCACATGGGCGACCCCAACCGCGATGGACGCTTTGAGATCATGGCGCTCATGCTTCGCCACGATGCACCCGGCGCACCCGTCACCACCCACCCCTGGGTGATCGGCTATCGCGGTGGGGAATTCCGCACCCTGTGGGGCGGGTCGGCAACCCATTCAGCAGTGAGCGCCCTGACCCTTGCCGATCTCGATGGGGATCACCAAGAGGAATTGATCACGATTGAACGTCCGCGTGGGGCGCTCCCCTGTGATCAGCGTTCGGAAATTGTCATTTTGGCGTGGGGCGGTTGGAATTTCATTCAACAATGGCGGAGTGCGCCCGGCTGCTACCGCGCTGTGACGGTGCAAGCGCGAACGCCGCATCCGGTGATCGTGGCGACGGGGTGCTGA
- a CDS encoding tetratricopeptide repeat protein, whose translation MYNKPKTGIREFTDFDLRVGQAWSLHIRKNYGEAVEAYRKLLDEWGDHIDANFGLALTYKGMGQASKAAEAFRKTESLIRAEIGKTADEHSRFPMLLKLVTQHLAEIVKG comes from the coding sequence ATGTACAACAAACCAAAGACCGGCATCCGCGAATTCACCGATTTTGACCTGCGTGTAGGGCAGGCGTGGAGTCTCCACATTCGCAAAAATTACGGCGAGGCGGTGGAAGCCTACCGCAAACTCTTAGACGAATGGGGCGATCACATTGACGCCAACTTTGGCTTGGCGCTCACCTATAAGGGGATGGGACAGGCTTCAAAAGCTGCCGAAGCCTTTCGCAAGACAGAAAGCCTGATCCGCGCTGAAATTGGTAAGACGGCGGACGAACACTCTCGCTTTCCGATGCTTTTGAAACTGGTGACACAGCATTTGGCAGAAATAGTCAAGGGATAA
- the rsmD gene encoding 16S rRNA (guanine(966)-N(2))-methyltransferase RsmD, with protein sequence MTMRVISGKAKGRRLKVVPGIGTRPIMDRVKEALFSILGQRIPESSFLDLYAGTGSVGIEALSRGATCAVFVENARIAQRTIEENLASTGLAGGVIVKDDVRAYLRRPPPENLAGGAEIIYIAPPQYLNLWAETLAILDQNPAHIAPDGLIIVQIDPTEKGAISLTNLRETQERRYGNTLLWFFERPGE encoded by the coding sequence ATGACGATGCGCGTGATCAGCGGCAAGGCGAAGGGGCGCAGGTTGAAGGTTGTCCCCGGCATTGGGACGCGCCCGATCATGGATCGGGTGAAGGAAGCGCTCTTTAGCATCTTGGGTCAGCGCATCCCTGAATCATCCTTCCTTGACCTGTATGCAGGGACAGGGAGCGTTGGGATTGAGGCGCTCAGCCGAGGCGCGACATGCGCTGTATTCGTTGAAAATGCCCGCATCGCCCAACGGACGATTGAGGAAAACCTTGCCAGCACAGGGTTGGCGGGGGGTGTCATCGTCAAAGACGATGTACGGGCATACCTCCGCCGCCCGCCGCCGGAAAATCTCGCTGGTGGGGCGGAGATCATCTATATTGCCCCGCCACAATATCTTAACCTGTGGGCAGAGACGCTGGCGATCCTCGATCAGAATCCCGCCCACATCGCTCCCGATGGGCTGATCATTGTCCAGATTGACCCAACGGAAAAGGGCGCGATCTCCCTGACCAACTTACGGGAGACTCAAGAGCGCCGCTATGGGAATACCCTTTTGTGGTTCTTCGAGCGCCCCGGCGAGTAG
- a CDS encoding peroxiredoxin, protein MPQIGEIAPDFELLNQDGSPVKLSDFRGKNVVLYFYPEDFTSGCEYQACKFRDGYEAIHAENAVVVGISPDTPERHTEFRQVLNLPFTLLCDPDLSLTKAWGVYGKKTYSNGVEYEGLIRSQYILDGEGRIVAANVPVKAPDSYPLALEALKTIK, encoded by the coding sequence ATGCCTCAGATTGGCGAGATTGCCCCCGATTTTGAACTGCTGAATCAGGACGGCAGCCCCGTGAAGCTCTCCGACTTTCGCGGGAAGAACGTCGTCCTTTACTTTTACCCCGAAGACTTCACCTCCGGCTGTGAGTATCAGGCGTGCAAATTCCGCGATGGCTACGAGGCGATCCATGCCGAAAACGCCGTTGTCGTGGGCATCAGCCCCGATACGCCCGAACGTCACACGGAATTTCGTCAGGTGTTAAACCTACCTTTCACGCTGCTGTGCGATCCCGATCTAAGCCTGACAAAGGCGTGGGGTGTTTATGGGAAGAAAACCTATTCCAATGGGGTTGAATACGAGGGGTTGATCCGTTCGCAGTACATCCTTGACGGCGAAGGGCGCATTGTTGCCGCCAACGTTCCGGTGAAAGCGCCGGATAGCTACCCGCTGGCGCTGGAAGCACTAAAGACGATTAAATGA